A stretch of DNA from Nocardioides sp. Arc9.136:
TCCTCTTCGCCCTCGCCCACGGCCTGGGGCAGGACCTGCCGATCTTCTTCGACCGGTTCGCCTTCGGCCTCGTCGCCGGCACGCTCGTGGTCCTCACCGGCGGGCTGGAGGCCGGGATCGCGATGCACGTGCTGAACAACTGGCTGGCCTTCGGCATCGCCCTCGCGTTCGGCGACATGACCTCGGCGCTCAACCCCACCGGCGGCACCTGGTGGAGCATCCCGGTGACCCTGACCCAGTCGCTGGTGTTCCTCGGCCTGACCCTGCTCGTGGCGCGGATGATGGGCGTCGGGAGGACGGTCGACCGGGCCGTTTTGGAGCGCCGAAACACTCGCGTGTAAGGTTCTCGACCGTGCCCACCGCCACGGCGGAGGGCACGAAACTGCCGTCATAAGTCTTGTCGGTCAGTGGGATATGGTGTAATTGGCAGCACGACTGGTTCTGGTCCAGTTAGTCTAGGTTCGAGTCCTAGTATCCCAGCGAGTCGCAGGTCCCAGGTCTCCTCGGAGGCACCGGAAAGCCCGCGATTTTGTGCGAACGACAGCCCCGGCTAGAGTTCCGCAGGCGCTCGAGAGAGTGCCAAGGCAAGCCCCCGTTGTGTAGCGGCCTAGCACGCCGCCCTCTCAAGGCGGTAGCGCCGGTTCGAATCCGGTCGGGGGTACGTCGCAGCAGGGCCCGGATCCGCTCAGGATCCGGGCCCTGACTCATCTCCGGCTGCTCCGCTGCTCCGCTGCCCGGTCTCGGTCGAGCAGCCCGGGCGCCGGTCCTCAGGCGCAGAGACCGTTGGCCGCGGCGACGTCCTTGGACCCGCTCTGCTCGTCGCCGCTGATCGCGTCGCGACCGAAGGTCCCGAGCGGCTCGTCGTCGACGACCTTCGTCCACAGGCGGTCGGCCTCGGGCGTGAGGTACAGCCGCCCGTAGTCCGGGTCGCCGACAGCGAACTCCGCGACCGGCGCGGTGACGAAGCGGATCTTCGCCAGGTCCGCCCGACGCAGGGACCGGGCGAGGTCGGCGAGGTCGGTGACGCTCGCCAGGTCGGGGCTGGTCTGGATGGAGCCGGCGAGGGCGTTGGCGAACCCGAAGACGCGGTCGGGGCGGGTCAGGGTCCCTGCCGACATCAGCGTCGCCAGCATCGACGAGACGAAGGCCTGCTGGCGCCGCATCCGGCCCAGGTCGGAGTTGGGGGTCGAGCTGCGCTGGCGCACGTAGGCGAGGGCGTCCTCGCCGTCGAGGACCTGCGTCCCCGCGTCGAGGTGGATCCGGTGCTCGGGGTCGTCGATCTCGGCCGGGATGCACACCTCGACGCCGCCGAGGGCGCCGACCATCTCCTTGAACCCGCCGAAGTCGACCACCACGTAGTCGTCGACGTAGACCCCCGTCACGGCCTCCACCTGCGTCGCGGTGCAGGCGGCGCCGCCGAGGGCGTACGCCTCGTTCCACATCGCGTCGCCGTCGCCGGGCACCACCTCGCCGTCGACCTCGCAGTCGGGTCGCTCGACGAGGGTGTCGCGCGGGATCGAGATGCCGTACGCCGAGCGCCGGCCCTCCGCGACGTGCAGCAGCATCGTCAGGTCCGACCCGCCGCCACCCGCTTCGCCGTCGATCCCGCAGCCCGCGCACGCGCGCTCGTCGGTGCCGATGACGAGGATGTTCAGCGAGCTGGTGGGCAGCTTCGGCTGCTCGCGGACGACCCCCGCGGTGTGGGGGATGGACGCGCCCTCGTCGATGCGTCCGTCGAGGTGGCGGACGACGAGGACGACGGCGATGCCGGTGACCAGGGCCAGGCACAGCTGGGTGACCAGCACGACCTTGAGGACGGTTCGGCGGTACGTGCGGTGGGCCACATCGCCCATCGTCCCAGGCGCACGGGCGCGGCGCGGCCGATCGCGGACGGCGGCAGTGTCCGATTCCCGCCAGCCGACGTCGGCGGCGTGGGCGAGGATGGGGGCTGTGACGACGACCGACGGCGACCTCCGGCTGGACCCCGAGTCCTGCTACCGCGCGGTGAAGTCGCGGGACCGTCGCTTCGACGGCGTCTTCTGGACCGCCGTGCGGACGACCGGGATCTACTGCCGGCCCAGCTGCCCGGCGCGCACGCCGGCGTACGGCAACGTCACCTTCCACCCCAGCGCCGCGGCGGCCCAAGCGGCCGGCTACCGGGCCTGCAAGCGGTGCCTGCCGGACGCGACCCCGGGCAGCCCGGACTGGGACGTCGCGGCGACGGTGGCCGGCCGGGCGATGCGGCTGCTCGCGGACGGCGTGGTCGACCGGGAGGGGGTCGAGGGGCTCGCCCGCCGGGTGGGCTACACCCCGCGCCACCTCTCCCGGATCCTCCTGGCCGAGCTCGGCGCCGGCCCCCTGGGCCTGGCGCGCGCCCGTCGCGCCCAGACCGCCCGCGTGCTCATCGAGACCACGGACCTGTCCTACGCCGACGTGGCGTTCGCCGCCGGGTTCACGAGCGTCCGGCAGTTCAACGACACCGTCCGCGAGGTGTACGCCGCGTCCCCGACCCAGCTGCGCGGTCGTCGCGACCGGCGCGGCGGCGACGGCACCGTGACGATGCGGCTCGCCGTCCGCACCCCCTTCGCGGGCCGTGCGCTGCTGGACTTCCTCGCCTACCACCTGGTCCCGGGGGTGGAGGTCGCCGGCGACGGCTGGTACGCCCGGACCCTCGACCTGCCGCACGGGCCGGGCGTCGTGCGCCTCGACCTCGCCGACGAGCGGGACGCCGGGCGGACGGCGTTCGTCGCCGCGACGCTCACCCTGCACGACCTCCGCGACACGACCGCCGCCGTCGAGCGCGCCCGGCGCCTGCTCGACGCCGACTGCGACCCCGTGGCCGTCGACGACCACTTCGCCGGCGACCCGGTCGTCGGGCCGCTCGTGCGTGCCTGCCCGGGGTTGCGCGTGCCTGGCCAGGTCGACGGTGACGAGACCGCCCTGCGCACCGTCGTCGGGCAGCAGGTCAGCGTCGCGGGCGCCCGCACGGTGCTCGGGCGCCTGGTCGCCGAGCACGGCCGCCCGGTGGCCACCGACGTCCCGGGTCTCACCCACCTGTTCCCGGACACGGCCACGCTGGCCGCGGTGGACCCGGCGACCCTGCCGATGCCGCGGGCGCGTGGTCGGGCGCTCGTCGGCCTCGCCGCGGCGCTCGCGGCCGGCGACGTCGCGCTCGACCGGGGCGCGGAGCGCGACGACGTGCGCCGCCGGCTCCTCGTCCTGCCCGGCATCGGGCCCTGGACGGCCGACTACGTCGCGATGCGCGCCCTGGCACACCCCGACGTCTTCCTGCCGACCGACGTCGGCGTGCGCAACGCCCTGCGCGGGCTCGGCCACGACGACGTCTCCGTCACCAGGCTCGTCGCCGGGGCGGACGACTGGCGGCCCTGGCGCTCCTACGCGCTGCTGCACCTGTGGAACACCCTGATGCCACCCACCGCACCACCGGACAGGACGGAGGCCACCTGAGATGTGGACCGTGATCGAGAGCCCCGTCGGCGAGCTGCGCCTCGTCGAGCGCGACGACGCGCTGGTCGCGATCGAGTTCGCCCCCGT
This window harbors:
- a CDS encoding LCP family protein; this encodes MAHRTYRRTVLKVVLVTQLCLALVTGIAVVLVVRHLDGRIDEGASIPHTAGVVREQPKLPTSSLNILVIGTDERACAGCGIDGEAGGGGSDLTMLLHVAEGRRSAYGISIPRDTLVERPDCEVDGEVVPGDGDAMWNEAYALGGAACTATQVEAVTGVYVDDYVVVDFGGFKEMVGALGGVEVCIPAEIDDPEHRIHLDAGTQVLDGEDALAYVRQRSSTPNSDLGRMRRQQAFVSSMLATLMSAGTLTRPDRVFGFANALAGSIQTSPDLASVTDLADLARSLRRADLAKIRFVTAPVAEFAVGDPDYGRLYLTPEADRLWTKVVDDEPLGTFGRDAISGDEQSGSKDVAAANGLCA
- a CDS encoding AlkA N-terminal domain-containing protein yields the protein MGAVTTTDGDLRLDPESCYRAVKSRDRRFDGVFWTAVRTTGIYCRPSCPARTPAYGNVTFHPSAAAAQAAGYRACKRCLPDATPGSPDWDVAATVAGRAMRLLADGVVDREGVEGLARRVGYTPRHLSRILLAELGAGPLGLARARRAQTARVLIETTDLSYADVAFAAGFTSVRQFNDTVREVYAASPTQLRGRRDRRGGDGTVTMRLAVRTPFAGRALLDFLAYHLVPGVEVAGDGWYARTLDLPHGPGVVRLDLADERDAGRTAFVAATLTLHDLRDTTAAVERARRLLDADCDPVAVDDHFAGDPVVGPLVRACPGLRVPGQVDGDETALRTVVGQQVSVAGARTVLGRLVAEHGRPVATDVPGLTHLFPDTATLAAVDPATLPMPRARGRALVGLAAALAAGDVALDRGAERDDVRRRLLVLPGIGPWTADYVAMRALAHPDVFLPTDVGVRNALRGLGHDDVSVTRLVAGADDWRPWRSYALLHLWNTLMPPTAPPDRTEAT